The genomic segment AACTATAATATTCAACATGTTAAAACCActgctttacaaaaatcactgttttttgagGGAATTCGAATGTTTAATAACCTACCAGTAGAGATTAAAGAAGCAACATCactgaaaatgtttaatagaaaggtgtttaatttcttaaagaatcaattataatttaattttaaggaatttattatattacacacatgtatattaaatgtttgttataGTATTATGTACTAGCCAGGTGCTAAATaaaggattattattattattattatagttttaactgaatttattccagttaaagtgaCCACACTGTATAAATACTTGTATGAGAAATTTTCTGACGTCACTAAACATATCAATATTGTATCTTCAGTATATGAtacaattttaccatttatcttttattttaccCCATAACTTCATAACATTAAGTAAGACACAACCCCATAACATTAAGTAAAAACTTCACCCATAAGGTGAAGTTTTTTTAACGCCAATAGTGATTTAATAGGTTAAAATTTCGTTTAGCTGAAGTCtagtattaaaaagaaaattacatttttagtttCAAGCAGCCCCTTTGATCATagaatgacaaaaaaaattcccGCGGAAATGCGTCCTGCCTGGACTGAATAATAACTGAaatcagttaaataaaaaaatatagcttatttaacatttgaaagtgtcaattaagcaaaaaaatccaacaattttctGCGGAAATGCATcgaacatttacaattttccGACTACTTGAAtagatgtttttgattttttttttttaaatataaatatggtaAAAATACTCCGGAAATGAACTGGAACTATTAAGGAGGGcgcccactgaatcggcatCGACCTTGTCGGCACGGTCGGTATAATCGGCCGGATTTGCTTTACATGTATTTAAATGGGGCCGCGCGCACTGAATCGGTTCGGTCGTTCGGTCGGTTCGGTTTTCTCCGGCGACGATCTCATATTGTGAGGAGGGCAACTTTTGCCGATTGCACCGAAAGCCTGcgactattttagcattttttcgcATAGAGTGAGGAACTGTTTCAAAGAGTTTTAAAAACcattgatttaataaatatgtcaaaCGAAATTTTAATCGAAGCTGTTcgcagttttaaaatattgtatgatAAAGAAAACACATATTATCATGATAATTTAAGGAAAGAAAACGCTTGGGAGGAGGTATCCAAATTAACTGGATGTAAGTGTCatttattatatctaaaatcggtgttttcgttatttactgtttattaaCTTGGCATCAtcaggagattttaaaactcagttttaatTATCTGAAGATGCCAACTTGGTCGGCGAAATGTGCGAGTGTGAAAGTTCTCGTTTTGGTGTTAAGTGGTGTACAACTCTTGCTTtgaatataatttgtttttacaaaaatacgcaaaaaaaatagcttattATATAGTTCACGCATTCAAATACACGTTGGAatgttatgttataatttattttatttgactctatacagggtgtcccacaacGAATGCCGCCTATCTATATCTCGTAAAGTAGAGTTCAGAAGGGACCGAACCGACCGAGCCGATCCGATTCAGTGGGCGCCCTCCTTTAAGGAGTGTTTGAATAAATCCGGAACTATATACctgttttaaaagtaaaatttacagtATGAGCCTGTTACCTGATACCTGTTAactcccctttccgaaaatgtataaattgtcctaaattcattatttttttttacagagccaattttagtaaatatcacctttttgaaaattttccacCGTTGTGTTCCTTAAGACCGTTTTAATGCGTTTCAGGAATGAGAAGGAACGTTCCCCGGTCAAAATCATCGTTTTGATATACTCAGCTTTCTGAGATCTTCAATCTGACAATAAGAACCGTATCGTAAGCATAAGCCTACCTCTTAGACACTtatgatattaataaaatattaaaaatttaacctATTGATTATATTCGCCAGTTACAGCaggcaaaattaattattaagattattCATAAGCTACTTTATGGTATATTCAAATGACATACGCTCATACCACTTaaggaataataatattaggcgAAATAGTCAATAATTCCTAACggacttttaatttaataaccaCACTTCATCGTTTGGGAATTCATTTAGTTACGCCTTAAACATCAGtataaactttataaattaagtaaataggCCAATATTATGTCTAaatgctttaaattaaaaatctttgattaatgctttaaattaatcaaagatttaatatagtaaaagctagggtgttaaaaatagaacaaattcaGTCAATTTGAAATCTGGTCTATTAAACCAGATTCCAAAATTAAGACTAATATTATAGTGATTGACTTACCACATATCCTTTACTGCCCTTCAAAATAACAGTCCTAGATGTATTTATGCTACTCTCCAAATATTTTCCGGCCTTTAGGTCGTAAAACATAAGCATACCGAGTCCGGTGCCAACAGTTAAAATGTCGCCCTGAAAAGTTGCTGATCGTATTCCGCACCCCGAGTACCGcgaatttacctttttaattgcCTAAAACAACGAATAGAATCTAGACAGTTACAAGcgaaacaaattaaataaaccgATTACCTGTAACGTCCGGCAATCTAACAAAAGGGTGTAAGACCTGCAACCGATGGCGTAAACGTTTCCAGCCTCCTGTACGGCCATACAAACGTTTTCCTGGGAACTGGGCAATTTTCGCGATAATTTCTGCTTGAAAGACTGCGCGTCCCAGATGTGAATGAAACCGTTCAAACTTAGCGCCGCGATCTCTTGATaggatttattaaaacataacgCCCTAATCTgacaatgaaataattttataaaagacatCAATTGCTGTATCAAACACTTACTTTTTGCGCGTTTCGACACTCCTTCAACGCCTCAGGAGAGATTACCTTATGGGTGGGTATTTCCTCTTTTGCTTCCAGCACCTCGTCCGTTATTCTCCATAGGGATAACTTGGTGTCCCTTGAACCGGATACTAGAAACTCGTCATCGAGCCAACACATATCAAATACCTAAAATCATTCCTCAATAAAGTCTCTGAAGCACAACATAGGTGGATTGAGTCTctatgcctttaaaaaaatgaatattctcTTACCCAATCTTTATGGGCATTTTCACCCACACAAACCGGATCCAAGGTGGGCATCCTATAAACGGCAACGTCGCAGGTGTTTCTCGCGCCGGTAGCCATTAAACTTTTGGACGGATTAAGTTGCACGGAATGGATCCCGCAAGGTTGTTCGTTACTTTGACTCGTCAAGTTTCTTCTGCTGATCAACGAAGGAATTTGGTCCAACTTATGCGTTTGCACATCATATACCATAagctacaataaaatatttatttatattgcttTGTTTAACTTTGATTTATTGTGTTCGGCATTGATGCTGCTAGTTTTAGGTCCCacaattattgtttttcttaaaattactcattgATAGCACACACAcggtattattttaattattaatgcaatcatatgtttttgttatttattattagaaaataatcaGGTAATTATAGGGACAACATGTAATACTATACAACTAAAATTAAGATTGAACATTGTTGTACTGTTGGTATTGTAGTTTAAGTCTGTTAGATATACATAGTTTGTATTTACTTAGACTGGGTTGCTTGTTTGTAATCATTgcttataagtaaataaataattttgaagctTACAGCTTTATTATACCTTATTGCACTTGGTTCCGAAAACTACTTGCCGATCGCTTAACCACTGGGAACAAAACACCTTGTTCATGTGGCCCAAGTTGATAGGGGTCTCTTTGAACATTTCGTGGGTTAATATGTGTCTATTTCCATACTCTTTTAGTACCGAGCATCTTTTTGAAGTTTGCGCCTCCCTGTGTCTAATGTAATCGACGAAATTGTAGGACGTGGACATTGCCTGTTTCAGCATGAATTCTGGCTCTTCTTCCGACTCACTAAAATAAAGTTATAGTGAATTAGGCAGCAACTGGTCCgaagcatttaaaattatttgagtcACAGAATCTGTAACAGATCAATTTAGATCTTTTCAAGAGCATTCTATGAATATCTAAGTTGGTTAACGTAAATAACACTAGAAGTAGGTGGAAAGAGAGTTGGCATTGATGTAGTCACTTCAGAAGCCTTCTGGGCCTTTTGTATGGTGACTGAAAGAATTCCGAAGAAAGTTTTGTACCTTTTATCACCTTTCTTATTCAATGCGATCCCTCTCACCAGACTTATACACAGGGATTATATAGCttaatttccatatatttgGAAGCTCACCCTCTGACATAGATCTATTACACAACAAAAATAAAGGAAGTGATATACTATATTTAAGTCTGCTTAACATGTACTCAGGTATCTTATCAGGTCCACAGGAAAGTTTATTAGATAATTTAGAGAGTTTATCAAATACCTCAGACAAGCCAATATGACAAATAGAAAAATCAAGCCTATTCTCTAAACTAAAATTGGGAGTTCTTACATTActgttgcaataaaaattagaaaaaaaattagtgaataAATCAGCTATATCTTTACTATTATCTGCacttttgttattataaaacatacagGTAGGTAGATTGTGAGATTTTCTTTGCTGGTTAACAAATGACCAGAACTTTTTAGGGTTATCAGTAATATTGCTTTCAGTTTTGATTAAATAGTTGTTATAATCTCGTCTGGCCAAAATCTTACATTCAGACCGCATTGcagcaaataattgaaaatcccTCTGGTAGCCGCTTATTCTATATTGTTGGTatgcaatattatttttgtcctCAATTCAGAGGTAAAGTAAGAAGGAAAATTGGAGCTTCTGTACACTTTAGTTGGAACAAACATAGCTAGACCCAGATTAATGATTTCATAAAAAGTGTCACTATAGAGTTGAATACTTTTATCCTGAAAAAGACTACCCCACTGTATACTGGAAAGAAAGCTGTTAAATCCAATATAATTGGCATTTTTGAAATCAAGGTAAGTATGCTCTACTTTCAATTGAGGGGGGATGCATAACAGCTATTTCACCAACATAAGGAATATGGTGCATACTTTCAGGCAACAGATAATCAATAGCTCGCATAAAATCGGTTTCTTTAAAATGACTGAAAACTAAATCTAAGTAAACATTATGTCTATTAGGAACAGAAATTAATTGCTTAAGATCTAAAAATGTAAAGGACTCTACTAAACAGGTTGTATGGCTTACAGGCTGACCAATTGCAGTTAATCGATCTTCATGGCTGCCCCATGTGGCAGGTTGTAGTCTCCACACAGAACTAATTTGGATGATGGATTATTGTAACAAATTTGCTCTACAGCATCACAGTGGTGTTGATAAACATCAAGGCCAGAATTAGGAGGAATATAAACTCCTGCAAAAATAAGTTGGGTACCTCCATAattgcaacaaacaaacaaatgtTCAACAGATTCAAAATCAGTCCTCACTAACCTGGGACAAAGTGAGCTCCTGACAAACATCATGACTCCTCCACCATACTGCTTTTCACTTGTCAACACACATCTATCTTTTCTATATGTTGAATAGCCTCTGATGTTGATTTTGGAGCCATTTATATTGATCGAAAGCCAGCtttcagttaaaataataacatcATATACAGTCAGGGCCACAGCTTGTTTAAAATCTCAGATCTTCGTTTTCATACCACCAACATtctgataatatattttcaggGGGTTTAAACTCCGTTTTTTGACTGACCATCACTTGAAGAGAAGCTAATCTTGGTGATAAATGGATTaccatttttatgtttaatgcCGATATTATTCTCACCATTGGCCTTTCTCTCATTTAGTTCTGAGTATAATTGCTTTAAATGGGCTAGTTGAGTTGGGGTCAGATCAGGTTTAATGCCTACAGCTGTGGTATAAAGCCGCAGTTTGCGTTTTAGGCAAGCAAGAGCAGATCCAGGTTCAGCAAATATAACTTTGATTGGCCATGGTGGCATTCAACCAGAAAAAGGGACCTCTCTCTAAGTATTATTACGATAACAATTATTAATCAACTTAATGAAGTCAATGGAGAAATATCATATCACACCTAGTTGGACACTCCTCAAGAGAAGTCATACTTAGCCTTGACTTAAGTTCCAATAAAGACTCATCTCGTACATTTAATCGCCAGGCACAAGTcctgagaaatttattttggaccttaCCAAGACTGTGAATATGGTCagcataataaggggaccagaCTATGGAAGAATGACACTACAAATAAGTGTAAGATATAAAACTCTGAAGGCAGCTCTGCCACTGAAAAGTCTCGAGTATTTCTAGTTATAAAACCAAGAGTACGAAGGGCTTTACTAGACAAACTATCTATATGGGGTATGAAAGTCAGGGAACTGTCAAACAACACCCCCTAATCTTTAATTAGTGATACTCTTGAAagtatattaccatttatgtgGTAGTCAAATGGGAcaacttttcttaaaaatataagtaatggATCTTTTAAGAACATTGGGGAATACTTCACTATTAATTGACTTATTGAAAAGGTAAGTTGAgggctatataaaaaaattaacacagccttaatatacatataaggGAATATGATTATTCCCTTCCTATTCTAGCATTCTCTGAGATTTCAGTAAAATTAGAGCATATTTAATGTTTCATCAAGGTCTGAGCCTACATAGACAGAGCTAATGTATTGTGCTAAGGCATCTGCTATAGTTTTGGGATCAGTCTTAACATATTTCTTCCTTTAGAGTTAATATTGCAAAATGCTTACTTACCAGActgaagtgttttttttacttgtgtCTCCCTATATACACTTCCACAAAACTAATGCTTAAATGCCATGCTTTATGATGGTGTTCTATTTGTTGCCCTAAGTTTAACCAAACCTTTGACCtactatttcacatattttACAGATGGGAAAGTTCAATGGTCTTACCTGTCCTCATATGAAATAAAATCCTCTGGTTTTTCAGGCTTACGGGTTTGTTCCTGTAGTTTAAGGGCCTGGGCCCTTTTCTTGCGTTCCTGAAGTCTACTGGGATGGGAGCAGGGGGGCCTTGTACCAAATATTGGTACAATTTTCGTCTGCGCCATTATTAGTTGCAAACGTACGGTTTCTAACTGACCtatattttaccttttaaataaacatatggAGATTATGTTAGTTTACTATTAAACATaaggaaatattaatattttcttttttggaatTTGTCTTTTGTCAAtaaacaaattaagaaaaactttgGCAGAGTGTTTCAATGTCATATGGCaaatgacaatgacaaatgacgTTTGGGATTAAAGCTACACTTACATAAGCGATTAACTTACAAATAATGATTTCTTTGATATGACTGTATGATTCAGTAGAGTTTCTTGCATGATTTATAAAACTATATAGAAAATTGTATCATTTAAGTTAATTCGTTTGATACAATAGTATCTTTTTGTTGTAATAAAGTTAGTGGAAAATGTTGCGTCAGTATGAACCGGCTTTACGTCGCTAGGGACATGTCGAATGACAGTTGACAGTTGCTATCCCCATTCCGGTTATccaaaaagttcatttttcagattttcataaacaaaactctaaaaaattaagttctggATAAAGAGTTTTCAAAATTCCCGGATAACTATTTCTTAATCTAATCCCGTAACAGTACAATGGCCCTGCAGGCCTCAAAAACCATCACAAAGTCAATTTTGCAGTCGAAAAACAAGTAAGTTGCTCTTATAACCTTcaaattttgataacttttttttttttggaaaatctttttacatatttattctTATCACCCTGTGGAAAGGAGACAAAGTCTATTTGGTAACTAATAAAACAAGAATCACTTAGTGTCAGGCAAAACAtagaattttgaaaagtattAATAACCTAGTACCTActacttaattataattatagtcCTTGTGCTGCACCAGATAGTAGAAGTATCAGCTTTAGATTATCTTCTAAGGAAGACAGCACTGCCTAAAATGCTACAATAATACCCTTAAACGgcaggaatattaaaaaatatgaaattccTGCAAACAAAACTGTAAGTTTAATATAACAAAAAGTGCCAACAGGTTGTGCAATAATATATCTTACTCATTAATGACAATAATTCCTtcgcaaaagaaaataaaaccatttttttctttaggaaattctcaattttattcaaaGGTCTCTGGGAATTCTACTGTGTACGTACATACATTAAAACATATCCTTCATGGTTTATGAAAGTAGTTTACGTCATGGATCAACGGACTTTATTGTCTTAGTTCAGGTGTTACTTATCCTTAATAGTTTGTTCAGTAAACACTGACATATTTACTAAACATCTTATTCATTCATTCATCACATTTGAAGATGAAGTGTCAGAGGCCAAAAAGAAGTTTTCCTCCTCCCTAGATGATCTACGCAAACTTAATGATGcacttaaaattgaattaacaaatttaaaaactaaagaatgCGAGTTACTGTCACTATTAAAAGTATGTgaagaggaaaaaataaatttcaatatagaaatcaatgagttaattgttaattgtaacaataaaaacattagaaaatgaatcTGCAACCTATAAGacgcaaataaatatgttacaaaTGGAAGTTAATGATTTAACTAAGATGAATAAGAATATGATCCAGTCTATAAAggtgttggaagttgaaaaagatactTGCTATTCCGATATTTGTGCATTAAAGGAACAGCAAAACATATCTAAATGCCATGTAGGCCAAATTCACTTGTTGATAATCGACCTAAGCTTCTTTTTGTGGGTGGAAACTGTAGTAGAGTGTTCCTGAAGAAATTGAGTCTGAAGTTTGAAGCTAACTACAAAttccagtgtttcctgaagccaggaagtacaaacaatgaactgatttatactgcatcatctatggttaaaaaatttacagaaaatgatatgttgattttaatgttaaatggtatttgctcatcattcgatatttaaaaaaaattatacatttacacagcaatagtttagtgatgacaagcccttatatgtatccaaaccataatgtaatatataacaacaataaggctctctatagaatatttcacgcaaataatattaatctaaatagaattttagagtctaaccatgccagcaactttggatcaaatttggcatcattactgtataccaatattttaaaacatttcaaaagtagcatttcatcaaaaaatgtgtccacaataaaaccaagtaatcaacctggacttctagatactgactgtgatagggattcttttttatagataaatatacAGAAGATGGagctcactcacattctataaataacattgaaaataagcttgcgaaaagtttcagtagtCTATATgcagtctctaagaaataaaatggacgagcttcaccttttacttgattcatgtgattttcctgctattgtattactaactgggcactggttaaagcctaacgaatgtttcttaatatctgattaatatcaattttttgtcggcaacactccatacataacagtagagtactctcatctggtatttctgaccatgaagccattcttgctaggattccatgcaacactgtatttccttcatctcattatataggaagaattttcagcagagaaaattttaatgctttttgtgCTGTGCTGTTAATGCAGTTGAActggctcctgacccgtttactttgttatttcatgtgctatgtgacaagatcaatcagtgttttcctaaaaagagatttaaaatgaaaaatagaatgGGTCatagcaggcctcagaacttcagctaaaaacctccgttttttggctaagttgtgcaagtttacaactaacGCAAAcattatcatcagaaatatcgtagtctatacagaaagatgataaaagcagcaaaggttaaatattatagtgaccgcttgaatatgtcctcaaataggcagagagaatgttggtcaattataaatgacttcaggcattctcacaagaaagtttcagaaccagaagtaagaccaaatagtttaaatgattattactgtaatattccttatttattgctcaaggatgtgagtactaatattgatcctttgcattatattcaacaagtgtcagttcaaaattctttgttcttttatcctgttagcctcactgacgttagagatgcaattaaaagcttaaaaaaccataaatcagctggggctgatggaatatcatcaaaattactactccttttgcctgactcagcattgaatgccttagcttctgccataaacaattcctttcataatggcatctttcaagcatgtttgaaggaggccTCCCTCCACCCTATAAAGAGGCTATCCCTCTTTAtagggtggagatttgagtgagccttgtaatttccgtccaatttctatattatctaccctctccaagatagttgaaaaacttgcaaaaatcagaattttatcttttttgcaacataattgcattttatctgcaaatcagtttggatttcaaacaggaaaagggactcatgacgctgttttcggctttttggagagtgtctatgtgtccttaaattctggagagtccgcggcgccagtgttttgcgatttatccaaggcatttgattgtgtagatcatggaatactgctgtctaagctcaataattatggctttataGGTGTgactggaatcctatctgtctaatcgtacccaaacagttacagtatctggaatCATATACATTAAGATACAGTTTGCTCTCTCAATACACTGTAATGTGTCACCTactattttacaataaaatttgtcTTATTAGATTATGGAAAACACCAAATTATATCATACATCGTTGCACCTCAACAGAATGGACAAATCTATCGCAGAGACCCAAAGATAAGGTTACAGATATGCCTCCGATGACCGAACCGGTCAGGAACCTTCCGCATGCTGTATATGCAAATTTTAGAGAGAAAAATCAACAGACAAAGGTTTGTTTTTGGTAATTTTCCTCTGTGTGTCTTAACCAAACTAGATAGAATTTGCATGGGTAATTTGAAACATgtacaaataaatatgtttgGTTTTAGGTAACAACTCTATCAAATGGTCTAAGGGTTGCATCAGAAAACAGATTTGGAGAGTTTTGCACTGTTGGGGTAGTTATCGACTCTGGATCAAGATATGAAGTGGCCTACCCCAGTGGAATATcacattttctggaaaaattggCATTTAACGtaagttgatttattttattagcaaTTATGACTCCAAGGAGTACGAAAGAGGCTAAGAT from the Anthonomus grandis grandis chromosome 10, icAntGran1.3, whole genome shotgun sequence genome contains:
- the LOC126741430 gene encoding DDB1- and CUL4-associated factor 12 homolog gives rise to the protein MAQTKIVPIFGTRPPCSHPSRLQERKKRAQALKLQEQTRKPEKPEDFISYEDSESEEEPEFMLKQAMSTSYNFVDYIRHREAQTSKRCSVLKEYGNRHILTHEMFKETPINLGHMNKVFCSQWLSDRQVVFGTKCNKLMVYDVQTHKLDQIPSLISRRNLTSQSNEQPCGIHSVQLNPSKSLMATGARNTCDVAVYRMPTLDPVCVGENAHKDWVFDMCWLDDEFLVSGSRDTKLSLWRITDEVLEAKEEIPTHKVISPEALKECRNAQKIRALCFNKSYQEIAALSLNGFIHIWDAQSFKQKLSRKLPSSQENVCMAVQEAGNVYAIGCRSYTLLLDCRTLQAIKKVNSRYSGCGIRSATFQGDILTVGTGLGMLMFYDLKAGKYLESSINTSRTVILKGSKGYVFPDEEYMDNIQNVKYVPAIYTHCYDSTGTRLFTAGGPLPATLTGNYAGLWQ